The proteins below are encoded in one region of Ereboglobus luteus:
- a CDS encoding Sec-independent protein translocase subunit TatA/TatB: MNSDPSLILAVFGLGATELVIIFAVLLLLFGGAKLPSLAKGLGQSIREFKKASAENDKDEDEDDEPEAKKTVKKKADDNVKTNGSN; the protein is encoded by the coding sequence ATGAATAGCGACCCAAGTTTGATCCTCGCCGTCTTCGGCCTCGGCGCCACCGAGCTGGTAATTATCTTCGCCGTATTACTCCTCCTTTTCGGCGGCGCGAAGCTCCCCTCCCTCGCCAAGGGCCTTGGCCAGTCCATCCGTGAATTCAAAAAGGCCTCTGCTGAAAATGATAAGGACGAGGATGAGGACGACGAACCCGAGGCCAAGAAAACGGTTAAGAAAAAAGCCGACGACAACGTCAAAACCAACGGCTCGAACTGA
- a CDS encoding glycoside hydrolase family 88/105 protein, with the protein MSPQNRPLLLSVLVLAIALAGCNDNSKHSHASWQKAADTPPKANYDFGAWDKGTSPGEVGARLVETFLSKPLRIHKGSNMIHYVETCTWQGALRYAKQTHDDALLQRLVKRFDPVFTGQPPYNNQPLNVDTTVFGSVPLELYMRTGDERFLKIGLTLADAQWNKPSGKLPGGMSISAEEKAKLDATAAEAVKHGLSWHTRYWIDDMYMITMLQTQAYRATGDKKYLDRAALEAVSYLDVLQQPNGLFFHAENAPFFWGRGNGWFAAGMSELLRALPKNHTHRARIMDGYKKMMATLLKHQDSEGKWRQLIDDPSSWQESSSTGMFTYAIATGVRHGWLDAATYGPAARKGWLALVGWLEPDGRIRDVCEGTNAKNDRQHYLKRRRITGDLHGLAPVLWCANAFME; encoded by the coding sequence ATGTCACCACAAAACCGCCCTCTCCTCCTCAGCGTCCTCGTGCTCGCCATCGCACTTGCCGGTTGTAACGACAACTCCAAGCACTCGCACGCATCCTGGCAGAAAGCCGCCGACACTCCGCCGAAGGCCAACTACGATTTCGGCGCGTGGGACAAGGGCACCTCGCCCGGCGAGGTCGGCGCGCGCCTCGTCGAGACGTTCCTCTCGAAGCCCCTTCGCATTCACAAAGGCAGCAACATGATTCACTACGTGGAAACCTGCACATGGCAGGGCGCGCTGCGCTACGCGAAACAAACCCACGACGACGCGCTTCTCCAGCGACTCGTGAAACGCTTCGATCCCGTCTTCACCGGACAGCCGCCCTACAACAACCAGCCGCTCAATGTTGACACCACCGTCTTCGGTTCCGTGCCGCTCGAACTCTACATGCGCACGGGCGACGAACGCTTCCTGAAAATCGGCCTCACCCTCGCCGACGCGCAATGGAACAAGCCTTCCGGAAAACTTCCCGGCGGCATGTCGATCTCCGCCGAGGAAAAGGCCAAGCTCGACGCCACCGCCGCCGAGGCCGTCAAGCACGGACTGAGCTGGCACACCCGCTACTGGATCGACGACATGTATATGATCACGATGCTCCAGACGCAGGCCTACCGCGCCACCGGCGACAAAAAATACCTCGATCGCGCCGCCCTCGAAGCCGTCTCCTACCTCGACGTGCTCCAGCAGCCCAACGGCCTCTTTTTCCATGCCGAAAACGCCCCATTCTTCTGGGGCCGAGGCAACGGCTGGTTCGCCGCCGGCATGTCCGAACTCCTCCGCGCCCTCCCGAAAAACCACACCCACCGCGCCCGCATCATGGACGGCTACAAAAAAATGATGGCCACGCTCCTCAAGCACCAGGACTCCGAGGGCAAATGGCGCCAGCTCATCGACGATCCCTCCTCCTGGCAGGAATCCTCCAGCACTGGCATGTTCACCTACGCCATTGCGACCGGCGTGCGCCACGGCTGGCTCGACGCCGCCACCTACGGCCCCGCCGCCCGCAAAGGCTGGCTCGCCCTCGTGGGCTGGCTCGAGCCCGACGGACGCATCCGCGATGTCTGCGAAGGCACCAATGCCAAAAACGACCGCCAGCACTATCTCAAACGCAGACGCATCACCGGCGATCTCCACGGCCTGGCTCCCGTCCTCTGGTGCGCCAACGCGTTCATGGAATAA
- a CDS encoding energy transducer TonB: MLKKRTAFALLAACVTVLFLPTTAAGKGKAPRVELLKIVEMVEPAFPMKLTVDGVVRGAVDVIIGVDAEGRLDDYLVTMYSKQAFADEIAAVLGRWRFEPTRVDGAPVWTRAMLSFSFEAQGVVITRAALDGVTMLTGSMLEQANRVRVLTRQSELDGPLVVAHTVAPLYPAQFAENGRTGAVTVDFFVDGEGRVRLPVVEGETHPWFANSAVEAILQWRFEPPLKKGRPTVVNARQQFVFGAGAGGTR; this comes from the coding sequence ATGTTAAAAAAACGGACGGCATTCGCGCTTTTGGCGGCGTGCGTGACGGTGTTGTTTTTGCCGACGACGGCGGCCGGAAAGGGAAAGGCTCCGCGTGTCGAGTTGTTGAAGATCGTGGAAATGGTCGAACCGGCTTTTCCCATGAAGCTGACAGTCGACGGCGTGGTGCGCGGGGCGGTCGATGTGATCATCGGCGTCGACGCGGAGGGGCGGCTGGATGACTACCTCGTCACGATGTATTCGAAGCAGGCGTTTGCGGACGAGATCGCCGCGGTTTTGGGGCGGTGGCGCTTCGAGCCGACACGGGTTGACGGCGCGCCGGTGTGGACGCGGGCGATGCTGAGTTTTTCGTTCGAGGCGCAGGGCGTGGTGATCACGCGTGCGGCGCTTGACGGCGTCACCATGCTCACGGGCAGCATGCTGGAGCAGGCGAATCGCGTGCGGGTGTTGACTCGGCAGTCGGAGCTGGACGGGCCGCTTGTCGTCGCGCACACGGTCGCGCCGCTTTATCCGGCACAGTTCGCGGAGAACGGACGGACGGGAGCGGTGACGGTTGATTTTTTTGTGGACGGCGAGGGAAGGGTGCGTTTGCCGGTGGTGGAGGGCGAGACGCATCCGTGGTTCGCGAATTCGGCGGTGGAGGCGATCCTGCAATGGCGTTTCGAGCCGCCGTTGAAAAAGGGGCGTCCGACCGTCGTCAATGCGCGGCAGCAATTCGTGTTCGGCGCGGGCGCGGGCGGGACAAGGTAG
- a CDS encoding transposase, with product MMGIKDKQGALFSYNINLEERVREDNPLRVISRQGDFNWVRDEVVGLYGCNGNESVDPVVIIKLLILLFWDNIKSERELMRIVPERLDYLWFLGYGLDEQTPNHSVLSKARKRWGKELFEHFFVRTVWKCVKLGLVDGRKIHLDSSLIDADAARASMITTSKEVVAALRKAYEVEESKFEMEEERRRVIPMHRRNFSKTDPDATLVARDPRSAYATAKPRYKSHRAVDDRCGVITAVQTTPGHIRDGFCLPEMVKQHQDNSGALTETVIGDQHYGTRENFIHLQSLGIATHMKPLRSKGMAEKHEVFHVSEFIYNAQSDTFRCPGGKNLSRRGYNKNEQGWYYRADTRDCAGCPLRTQCTKTAPPTHTRLIVRPDGHEALLKGWAQACGEEARQDRRTLPLAAMAFINLRKLPDVITNQDDLTPLRPAGKASG from the coding sequence ATGATGGGAATCAAAGACAAGCAGGGAGCTCTGTTTAGCTATAATATAAATCTGGAAGAGCGAGTGAGGGAGGACAATCCGCTGCGAGTAATCAGCAGGCAGGGCGATTTCAATTGGGTGCGTGATGAAGTGGTGGGTTTATATGGCTGCAATGGCAATGAGTCGGTCGATCCAGTGGTCATCATCAAGCTTTTGATCCTGTTGTTTTGGGATAATATTAAAAGTGAGCGCGAGTTGATGCGCATCGTGCCGGAGCGATTGGATTACCTGTGGTTTTTGGGCTACGGGCTCGACGAGCAAACACCAAACCACAGCGTGCTGTCGAAGGCGCGCAAGCGATGGGGCAAAGAGCTCTTTGAGCATTTTTTCGTCCGCACGGTATGGAAGTGCGTCAAATTGGGACTCGTCGATGGGAGGAAAATCCACCTGGACAGCAGCCTGATCGATGCCGATGCCGCCAGGGCATCCATGATAACCACATCCAAGGAAGTGGTCGCGGCATTGCGCAAAGCCTATGAGGTGGAAGAGTCTAAATTTGAAATGGAAGAAGAAAGACGACGCGTCATCCCGATGCACCGTCGCAATTTTAGCAAAACTGATCCGGATGCAACCTTGGTGGCCCGCGATCCGAGGAGTGCGTATGCCACAGCCAAACCACGCTACAAAAGCCATCGTGCAGTCGATGACCGGTGCGGGGTGATCACTGCCGTGCAAACCACACCGGGACACATCAGGGACGGGTTTTGCCTGCCGGAGATGGTCAAACAGCACCAGGACAACAGCGGGGCTCTCACCGAGACAGTAATTGGCGACCAGCACTATGGCACGCGCGAGAACTTCATACATCTGCAGTCACTTGGAATAGCCACCCATATGAAGCCGCTCCGCTCAAAGGGAATGGCCGAAAAACACGAGGTTTTTCATGTTTCGGAGTTTATATACAATGCCCAGTCGGACACCTTCCGGTGCCCCGGGGGTAAAAATCTGAGCAGGCGCGGTTACAACAAAAACGAGCAGGGCTGGTATTATCGCGCAGACACGAGGGATTGTGCCGGTTGTCCACTGCGCACCCAGTGCACGAAAACGGCGCCCCCGACACATACGCGGCTTATCGTAAGGCCTGATGGCCATGAGGCGCTTCTCAAAGGATGGGCGCAGGCCTGCGGCGAGGAAGCCAGGCAGGACAGACGCACACTACCCCTTGCTGCGATGGCTTTTATAAATCTGCGCAAGTTACCGGACGTTATCACCAATCAGGACGACCTGACGCCGCTCCGTCCCGCGGGCAAGGCTTCGGGCTAA